Within Chiroxiphia lanceolata isolate bChiLan1 chromosome 24, bChiLan1.pri, whole genome shotgun sequence, the genomic segment ATCCTCCCAGCCCTCCAAGGCTCTACCTTGACAATGTGCAGCTTGGGCAGCAGGTTGCAGTCTGCCAACGTCATCTCGTTGCCGTCCAGGAACTTGCGCGTGGACACGGCCACGTCCTCCATGCTGTTCTCGTCGATCTCGTCGGGCAGGGGGGAGTTCAGGTACTCGTCCAGTTTCTGGAGGGTTTTCAAGAGGCCACGTTCTAAGGCTGCAGAGGGAGtttcaaggggtttttttttaggaacAAAACAAATGCTCATTTATAATATTGATACCAGCCACAGATCTGATGAACCCCTCATCACTGtgctccccagagcagcccgTACTCTGAAGGATTTGTAACCCCTGTGCAATTTttgtggcagcagcactgctggatcTGGCTTTATGGTCACCAGTAACACTGGAACGGAACCAGAACCCCTTTAAATATCCCACACGCTCAGGTTATTTAAAAGCTGGTTAATACACGAGTTTACACTAATTTAGAACACTCTAAGACTGTCCACAagggtttatttttggtttaaaaagtGGCTTATGTCAGTTTGTTAAGACCGTGCCTAACTGGCTTAGAATTAAGAATTAGAATTGGAATTAAGCTATGCTGGGGTTTGGATACATTTAAACATAATCTGTTTAACGTCACACGCTCAGCAAAGAGCCACGACCAAACACAGAGCACCCGGGAGGTTTCTGGAATAGAGCAGGTTTTGGGAATGCATCAGCAGAGGGCAGCACACCCCACAAAATCCCCAATTGTTTCTCAGCtgtttacaaatattttgcatCTCCCCGTTTGAAATGCAGCACAAAAGGCCTCCTGGTTCCCTGGCTTTGGTTTTCCCTCAAAGCACACTGAGGATGAAAGAGTTGTGCTAAACTATTTGAAGGTCCAGCTGTGAACTCTCTATCAATTATTGATCTCTGTGTTACACCGACTGTTTTCCCTCCACACACAAAGGTCTTGATGctttaaagaaagcaacagGGACTGAGCTCAGCTCAGAACTCTGAATGAGAGCCCTCAGTCCTGCAGAGGGCAAATAATCAAGTGCAACAGATGCACAGAAACTCAGGCACTGGGGTATGACACAAACACTGCATGAAATTTGGTTCTGGATGTTAAAATGTTTGTACTTTATTCCAGAGTTTGGACTGGCTGTAAATATCCAATACCAGGGGTACTGATAAACCCTGCACACCCTGCTGAAATTCTGAGTGAACACTAACTGAAGTTCTCTTTCAAAGTGTtgaaatctttgaaaataaatcacagattGAATTCCTGAGACTCTCCCAAGGGTGCATCAGTTTGTCAGTGAGACACTTcacagcaaagctgctctgaaaagcaCAAGCCAGTGAAAGCACGTGTGCCCAGGCACTGCCCCCCCAGGTGACCCACCTTCATTAGCTTCTGGTCTAGAGTTTTtgataaatgcagaaaatttgGCAAATATATCCATCCCAGCAGTGTTTGATTCTGGATGCTTTGGTGAAAGTTTTAGGtatctggaaagcagaaaggagtAGATCTACAGCACATTTAGCATAATGATGATCATCATATACATTAACTAGTACAAAATggccctttttaaaaaatctacaTAATGTAGATTTACCAGTTTATCCATTTTCAGAGTTGCTTTTGAAATGTAATATCACACACTTCCATTTAAGATTTTTAAACCCacttttaaatcacttttcagAAGATCACCAAAGTGTATCCCTGCTTTCTGAATCAGGCATTTGCTTCAAGCAGATAACAAACAGTTCATAGTCAGGGATCAAGCaggtaaataataaaatacacttGTGTGTTTCCTgtacacaccaaaaaaaaaaacccaaacagatgtctttttccatttaaattaatatcAGCTGTTCCAGCATATTGTGGATTCCAAatcttttaacaaaaaaagtgaagtcTCGCCAcactgaaaagacaaaacagtCTGTTAAAGGCAGTGTCTGGATTTTGCCTTTGCCTGCCAGCTGAGGAGAAGAAAGCCAACAGTTTGGGGAAAGCCTGAACACATCACAGCAGCTCCCCACTGCAGTTCATTACAAGTCAGGACTAAGTTTTGCAGAGCAGACTCATCTTCACCTGCATGGTTGGGACACCCCACCAGAACAGCCTGTGCCTGGCACCAAAAGGGAGTCACTGAGTTTGGAACTGCAGGAAGGATGACAGGACTCCACAGAGGacaattgaaaaataatttttaagagaaaaacactTCTTAATATAAaggtgagggagctggagaggagaaggtgtGACAAGCAAGAActccaaattattttccatgtctTCTCTTCAGTTTATTGATGCTGAAGAACATCATGGTTGGTGCAGGAAACCCCTGTGAGAACAGTGTTTATCTAAGGGGACAAATCACCATTTTAACACTTACTTGGGTGGAGCCAAAACATCTTCCAGGAACTCTTCAATCTTATTCACATCTGTTCTCACTTCCCCATTGTATGTGATGAAGGGGGGGTGAGTGCCTGGAGCCAAATTTTGAAGGTCTGCTGGTTTTCTAGGGTGAAATACAAACCAATAGCAGAGTGAGCAGGGGGCATCCATTCCACTGCCACAACCACAAAAGCACTGTCTGAGCTTTTCACATCCTTTCGGCTTTAAAAAGATATCACcagttttcttctcaaaaagTGAGTTTACAACCTGATTAGCATTTTGAATATACTTCATAACAATTTAAAACACTTAAAGCCAACTGCTTCCTCCTACCTCTGGCTGTGTTTATTCTCAAATCAATACAATGTTGACTAGCAGggggatatatatatatacacacacacacacaaacacactctCTCTTTCCCAAGCTCTGCAGAACAGTTTATATATAGCATAATCTGTGCTCAGTGATAATCCTCCCCCCTTCACACAGACCTGCTCTGGAAATGAGCAACTCTGATACAGAGCAGTGTGTATAAACCATTTATCACGTGCCCAGGGAATCTGGTTTAGACAAACTGACAGATGCTTAAACATCACGTTTAAAAATTATGCTGAAGGTTTCATCCAGTAAAAGAACTATTTACAAATAAGAGCAGCACACCTGGGAGAGGAATCCTGGACGTTACTGTGAGTACACACAAGAGAAACAGCAGTAagataaaatacacatttctaaCTTTTACGTCAGTTTTGGCAGCACATCTCACTGTTCACTCCAGCTCCTTGCTCAGTAATCCCTACCCAGCTAAAACACCCTATTTTATAAGCAATtggcttctctctcctctggcTGTGCCTTGAAGCTGCAGTGACAAGGCCCAGCTCCACAGGTGTTTCTTTAAAGCTTCtgtgtccctgtcaccccaaaacacccaacTTAGCCTTCATGCCCAgctctcccctctgccctgtcAGCAGAGTCAGATTTAAAGGTGAAATCAATAATGAGATGTGGATCCATCACAAGCTATAAAATCCAAAGCACCATccaaggagctgcagctgaTTTCCCCAGTAAATCACCTGGGCATTAGTTGGTCCCACACCAGTGGCAGCAGAAACAGAACTGAGAACTGCCTGGCACTTGTGCAGCAGCACCACTCGACCCTCCCCTGGTGAAGGCACAGACTCCAGCCCCAGGACAACTGCTCAGAGGACACAGTCTGAGCTCTCCATGTCCACGTTTCAGAGGACAGGCTGCAGTTCCCAGTCCCTGCACCATCCCCGTGGCTGACACCCAACCATTCCCACAGGCTGAGCCACAGCTGCAGTGCCATttgccaggctgggcagagcagcccgaccaccccctcctgctgccccagcaccacCAACCACCAGTGGCCCAGCAGAGAGGATGCCAAGAGAAAGCTGCCCCTTGGTTACTGTTTGAACTAATGCAAACTGGACCATAACCCTTGGACTGGGCTTGTGCCTTGCACGACGTGGCCACATCCCCGAGCCAGCACCAGGCACTGGATTTACAGGAACTGGGTCTGCAGTTCAGGAAatcctcctggctgtgctgggcagggaaagCACATCAGGAACATCCACACACAGCCATGGAGGGCAGCACAGAAAGCAGGGCTTTCAGGGGCACTCTGTGAGCTAAGCCCAGTTTACAAGTCCATCCTGTATAAACATGGTTTTCCATTTCTCACAAAAGGAAGATCCCCTGGCAGAATTTCATGTCCTGCCCACTGCTGATCCTTTCCCAGTGCCAAAATGTACTTACCTGGCACTACATGTGGGACTGAAtgagaaaactgattttcataCTTTAGAATATTATAGACACTGCGTTAAGCCAGGTGACAGAAGTCTTATTAATACAGGAAttcaaatatttacaatttttaacCTTCAGAGAAGTTATTTCTCACTAATAGTTGCCACCACTCTCTCACTTTTAGGATTTAAAGTCTGTCATTGGTTAATGCTTTAAGTAGCTTAACACTTCATTTAAATACAGCTTTGTAACTCCCAACAATTACAGGAAGTCCTCGTGGCTCACTTCCAATTTTGCATGTTGGAGAGATAAAATTCCTCAAGAggaatgttattttaaaaacaaacacaggcaAGACCACCGGATTTGCAACAATACTATCAAAGGCAAGGCTTTAGTTCAGCAGCAGACTGGTCTGAGGAACTAACCAAAAACGTGTTCCAAAGAACCAGAGTGCACCTCAGGGACCCCAGAGCAATTTATTAATCCAGCCAGACCACCTGtatctttgaagaaaaagaaagcagagattaACATCCCCCAGCCAAGGCCCAAACAACACACAGGGTTTAACTTCCAGTTTGCTTCCCTTGCCAGGAGATCACAAACAAACCCTGGTTTAccacagagcagccacagcctttAGAGCACCAGTACACAGGAGTATCCTTAAAAAGCTGAGAGTACAAATTCCCTTAACAGTCAAACAAGAAGGCAATTAAAAATACTACAGTGAAGTTTTACTTCAGAGATGAAACTGGagagcttaaaaagaaaaaagccaaactaaaattaaaaaaaaaaaaaaaacaacaacaaaaaaccaaacatcttGAATAAGCACTCCAAGCAATTCCATGATGGCTCGTACCTGCCCCAAACTTTACCAGGGCTTTTGGAGGCAGGGCCACATAATTAAGGATCTGGCTGTCACTGCCTAATTAGGTGGGCAGGTTCTTTAACACCAGGTATAAACATTTCCTGGCTTTGCCACAGACCAGAATGGCAATTAGCATGCAGATCATTTCTTGGAGATCAGACAAAATCCAGCCCCCAAAAGTAGTGTGTGCTGCAGTGATTTATAAATGACACATGTACTGCAaggagtgggggggaaaaaatcagcaacaaccccccctgtgcccagtTCCACAGCAGTGTTCACACAGCTCGAGCTGGATTCACCTTTTAATATTTCCTAATGTTGTTATTTAAACTTTCTCTGTCAACATAACTGTGAAACCACCCAAGGGAGATGTTTAAAACAGGATTTCAGATCTCAGCTGAAGGCAACTGGCCTGGGGTGTTGGTCCAAGCCCCACAAAtggtttctgtgctgcagctctgctctggccaCCAGAACAAGTCAGagctctgaaatgctgctgagaAGGGGAAGAATAAAGCCTCTGTCTGCCCAAACAGAAGCAAGAGATGCACAGTTCCTTGGGAAGGGTGGGATGTGCCACTTGGTTTGCCCATGTgcatattttttgtgtgtgtcaagAGCAGAACTAAGAACTGCAAAAGGTTCTTTTGTTGGCACAGTGTGATGGGCAGTGCAACtactggaggggaaaaataccCACCATGGAGTCAGCCAAGCCAGGCTCAGTTTTTCCAGTGTCCCAAGTTCCCCACTGGTGAACTTTTGTACCCAACCATGACCTTTTAAGCCTCACAAACATGTGCACAAATGATGTTCTGAGGCAGAGACATGGTTTGCAagtaaagccttttttttttttgctaagaaaataaattcagatgCTTAAAACAATTACTGCTGTGCTCTTCAACAGGAGTTTTTAGCAGGAACGAAAAGCAGAGAAGATAATTGAATTAATAATGTGCTTGAAAAGCAGTTTCTTGTGACAATATTAGAAGTATTAAGGCAACATCTAACACCTGTTATCACTCTGGTAATGACAAGGGAAAGCAATCCCATCTGGTACCAAACATTTCCTATTGAGCAGGTAGCTGGATTTGACATTCTACTATTCTTCAACTGGATATTGGTCAATCCACAATGTTGAAGTTGTATTTATTGAAGTCTAAAAGGAATTAAGTTTGTATCAACAtctattaaaaatgtgaattagCTTCAGTGGTCCCCTGTTTCCTTTACCAGAAGATCCCTCCAGTGCACAACAAAAAGGTAGTTTTTATTTGACCTATTCCTCTGCACTTCCTTAATTTTGCACTTATTTCgtgttttctcctccccagtatttaaaaaaccccaaacccaaacgTGAAAGAAAGCTTTCCTTGTGTAAGGAAGGTCAACTTTAAACATCTGTAACCAATTTCTACGCTACAAGTTACTCTTACACCTCATTCCCCCATCCAATTAACTCAAAGTTGCCAAAGGGACACAAGTAAAGCCAATTCATCAGGCATATTTGGCATTTTAATGATACCTCTGACTGGTTCAGCAGTAAAAACGCTTCCAAACCTAAAATATATCTTTCCACCTTCCTCTcatccccccaccccccaataACTGCAATAAGTTAAATAACCCCATCATTAAAAGTAAAGGAAGCCCAAACCTACAGACAGTTCTGCTCCTGAGGTTTCCCCAGGCCACAGCTGGGAGATGTGCTCCAGTTGCTTTGTGGTCCTGGCAGCAACAAGATTTGCAGAGGCCAGAAAAGGTCTTTGAGCAGCTACAGATGCTCACCCAGCCCACAAAAGctgctttctcctcctgcctcagccCCACCACACATGGAAGTCTTTAACACCCCTTGCCAGCCCTGAAGCAGCAactccagtgattttttttttttttttaaatccaaacaaaccacctccttcaaaaaaaaaaaaaaataaaaattaagaggTTAAGTCCAGCAGGGTGATTTCTGCCTTATATGTTGGGTTCAGAGGAGAGCAGGGTGTTATTGCCATTGGCTTTATTCCTGACAATCAGGGTTGGAAGCACTGGCAGCCTCCCCCCTCTGTCTGTAGCTCAGTGACCAACATTGTATTACATTAGTGCTGGGAAAACATTACTTCACaccaaaagcaaacacaaaagcCTCTGCTGAATTTAGCATtgccactttttaaaaaaaaaacaaaaaaacagaacacCCAACTTTAGGAAATTAAGACTCCTGGATTCACTTCTCACCTTTCTTACCCACTAAAGGATTCATTTTCTAAGTggagaagctgctttttaagtgacacacagcactgcacagaggCAGAATATTCCACATTTTATTCCTACTCATTTCACTTGTATTTACCTCCTGGGCAGAtattttcccattgttttcatcattattattattattattgcaaaataagcaaaattatcttaaattcttgaaggaaaggaggagggtgCACATTATTTGGGACAGTTATCCAATAAGCACTGGAGATCTGACCAAAACAGCAGTTTTCACTTGATGTGAAGTTAGTAAACACTCAATATTCAGTtataacatttttatataaGTTATAATATTCATGTTAAGTTTTCCAGGAGCATCACTGAACAAACTTAAGAGGATTTACCAGATCCCTTCTTTTTGGCTACAGACACTTATCAATAACCACCAATGAATGCACCATTTAAAGCAGTATTTGAGGAcagatctttctttttaattgcagaGAATCAGCCCCTCAGACCTTTGTTACACCAAGTGCACTGCATTGCCTGATAAATCAAGTATTTCTTACCTCTTCAGGTCGACTGTTGTGACACTGAACACCACTCCCTTCAGCCAAAGGATCATGAACAGCCTCTGGGAAAAAGGGCAGTTTCCTATGCTTTCCCCATCGCTgccagcctgcaggagagaacACAGCACAGGTCAGGAGAGAACACAGCAGGGATCAGGAGTAGGACACAGCAGGGATCAGGAGAGAACACAGCAGAGATCAGGAGAGAACACAGCAGAGATCAGGAGAGAACACAGCAGGGATCAGGAGTAGAACACACATGGATCAGGAGTAGAACACACAGGGATCAGGAGTAGAACACACAGGGATCAGGAGTAGAACACACAGGGATCAGGAGTAGAACACACAGGGATCAGGAGTAGAACACACAGGGATCAGGAGTAGAACACACAGGGATCAGGAGTAGAACACACAGGGATCAGGAGTAGAACACAGCAGGGATCAGGAGTAGAACACAGCAGGGATCAGGAGTAGGACACAGCAGGGATCAGGAGTAGAACACACAGGGATCAGGAGGTAGGACACACATGGATCAGGGGGTAGGACACAGCAGGGATCAGGGGGTAGGACACACAGGGATCAGGAGTAGAACACACATGGATCAGGAGTAGAACACACAGGGATCAGGAGTAGAACACACAGGGATCAGGGGGTAGAACACACAGGGATCAGGAGTAGAACACACAGGGATCAGGAGTAGGACACACAGGGATCAGGAGTAGGACACACAGGGATCAGGGGGTAGGACACACAGGGATCAGGGGGTAGGACACACAGGGATCAGGGGGTAGGACACACAGGGATCAGGGGGTAGGACACACAGGGATCAGGGGGTAGAACGAGGCCATCTCCAAGTCCTCACAGTTACTGAGGGGTTTTAGTTAAAGGCAAACCAAACAGCAACTGAAATCTGCACTTTTATGAAGCCAAGTAACCCATTTACTTGTCATGTCCTCATGAAATGTGCCCCAACAATATTTCAGTCAACACAAGCTCTCTCTCACTGAAGATGATCCAACTGCCCCAGCAGCTGAACATCCTCCTCTGAGCAGCCACACCTTTTGATGGCAGGTTCCCAACACCAATATTGTTCTTTGCTCTTTAttatccttttttcctccttctccaagGCATTGCTAACTCACTGGAGTCCTCTTCCAGTTCCCTGCTCCTGTCAGCCCCTGTGCAGTGCTCCAGGGAGCCAACTGCACCCAGGAACTGAGAACCTTTATTGTACTGCAGGTGTTGGGAGGAAAGACATAACTGTGAGTACATAGAGACTTCACTGACAATTAAGTAATATTCCAAACCCATTTTTTTATAGACAATTCATCAATAAGTCTTTGTCCTGCCACAACAAAGGTCCATTAGACAGCAGCAGTAGCCCCTCAGGGCAGGCAGTGATGGCATGGATCTCATGATTGCTCTGACAACAGGGATGTACTGCTGAGCTGGAAAGTCTGAGTGTGCAGTGGGCAGGAATCAGGCACTGGAAACCTTGAATCTTGTTATAAAATTCAATCCTCTGAAAACTGGCTCAGCAGTTAAAGCAGCCACATATGTCAGATCTTAACGTGTACTTTATATCAGACAAGTTTCAATGGATTTTGCTTATTGTTATTAGAGTCCCTCCAAGAGTCATTTTAATGAGCACAGCTCTCAAAACCTGGCCAATTCTTTCATCATCACAGTGGGGAGAATGAAGAAAGACTTTGTAAATCAAGAGCAACAGCAGGATTTTCAAAGACCAGGAAAACATTAAGTTTTTCAGTGAAACTGTCTTAAATTcagaaagctttttattttattttttttgaaaacttatGGTGCCTTTGCAGATGAGGTTGAGTCTACTTTAATAGTTGTCAATAAATACCAGGACATGAGGATTCAAATTCATTTATGTTCCTGCAGCTTATGGACTCATTTCTACAAGTGTCAGCTCTGACTCTCCTTCCCAATACTTTGTTGTGGACAACaaacagagctgttttccttcaAACCCTTATCAGTGTCATTAATGaagacttgaaagaaaaaggaagttgtCTTTCTGCCATAAATTACTAATTGCCTCCTTTATCTTTGGAAAGTAAAGCATAAAACTTGTAGCAGATTAATGATTGTCTTAAAAGCTGCCACGAGACTTCTCATGCTCAGGAGAACAAATTCCAAAAGCATCTCAGAAAGGATAAAACAGAGTCACTTTGGTTCCTCTGCTCCACACAAGCTCAGCCCACACCTCACAGCAGGTAGGTTGTTGTGTAGCTGTTGTAAGGATTCCAGCTCCGTGGGTTTGTGTGTTCCCACCTCAGCAGACACTTCCACGAGGAATGACTTCACTCTCTGCACTCCAGCTGTGCTTTATGGGTGTTAATAATTAACCACACTGCTGTCCTGCAGATAGCAGGGTGCATTTCAGCAATTCCCACCACAGTCACACTGCTGTGTTTACACTGCACAGACATTTCCTACAGGTAAATTGTAGATTTATACTCatctacccttttttttttgccacgTGTAAGATCTTATCTACTTTTGAAAAAGACAACACTTCACCCCATCTAgggaaaatacacattttgtaCTGCTCAGGCTAATTCACACTTTGAAGCAGAAACAATTCTTTGATTGAGAAATTATCTCGATCTTCAAGTTTTATGGGAACTTCAACCAAGCTACTCAGAGCAAAGTCCCTGAGGTTACACCACAGTAACAGCACAGGCTCTGTGCCCCCATCCCACTGAGCTTTACCTCACTTGGCCCACTGGAACCCAAAGCAAAGCTACTTTAAAATCACTGAACTGCACggaaaagtgtttaaaaattcaggcacagcactgagctgtggcTTTCATTCAGGTCCATCCTGCTCAGCCAAAGTCAAAGTGGCCAGTGAGGACCAAAAAAGGTCAAATGCATTTATGCTGCAGAGCCAACTTGTCCCAaaactttccttctctcccaaTGCAGGTTTAACATTCAAAACTAACAAACAACGAAGAGCATCTGCTTTTGTTTAGGCAAGGCAGGCTTTTTGGATGACCTGACTTAGAAATAAAGGATTATAGCCCAATATCATCCAGTGCCACGAACAAAACCTGATGCACTTTcaaagctgcagctgagcagcagaacCGAGCACAGCCTCTGTCTCCAGTCAAACGTTTGTCCCACTTCTGCTCCAAAAAGTCCCAAGTTATTCTGAGCACATAGTGGAAAAGGAATGCACTCAGAATGCCAAGAAACTTTTGGCTCCAGTGCTCTTGAGCCAAGGAATTCTGCTCTGTAACTGTTTGCCTGAGAGGCCCTGTGtttgctgcagcccctcagccagagcagctctgtgctgggacacagcaCTGGGATCTTCAGGATCCCTCAGGACCTTCTCCACAGACTCACCAGTCTGGGGGATGTTTCTGCAAGACTCTCATTTTCTCCACTAgaacagagctgtgctggcagtgaaCTCCAAACCTTTCAGTATTGCAGGAACATCCTGGAATTCTACACAACTTGTGGTGCAGGGGGTCAATCACGTAACAATTGTGCTTGAGCCCACTTCTAGAAGGCAGAAAGTTGTCATTGCCTTGTCTTTTAATCCAGGCCATAATATTCCAGGATATCTTCAGGGTCTAATCCTCATCACCATCACAGTAAAGTAAATTTCAAATGTTGACTTCTTTACACTAATGTCAGCCTAGAGTATTGTTAATTCGACTCGTTATAATTACTGTTAATTATACTCATTCTATACTGAGAAGCTTTgaggttttatttcaaattccttCTAAAACCAGTCTAAAAATCTCAATCACTAAATAATGCCAACCTGGCCACAGTTAGGCTAATTTGTCAGTTCTCTGAAGGATATACACTCAAGAACTCCATCGTGTACCTGTGTTTCTCTGCCAGGTTTGCACCAGTAGGGATTAGGATCAGACAGAACAAAGTGCCACCCATCCCACAGGAAGCAAACAGGGTGTTTTACCTCCTGTGTTACCCTCTACAAGCTGCCTGGAATTAAAAAACTTCCAAAAAGGGTGCAAACCTCTTTAATTGTAAAATGTGGCACAGAAGGAGCTGAGCAAAAACACAGCAGGGCACTCACCCCCCAGTGTCACATGATAAAcaaacaaagctgctttttgagGAAACTTAAATAAGAAAGTAAGTTccaaaaggaaggagagagttACAAAGCAGTAAAACAAACCAGCCTGCTCACTGAGACGTCACCCTGGTTTATCACAGCCACAGTAAAACTACTGGCAACTCCCAATGCcaggcagctcagcccagggaAGAGTGCCAGagactgggaaagggaaaaaaaccagaaagaaaatctaCTTATCCCACTGTCTGGAAGTCTGAGCTGAGCTGATCCAGCCCAGGAAGTCacctcctccctttctcttcccctggAGCAGTGATTTCATTCAAAAGAGattgtttttccaaaaaaaaaaaaaatccaaaaaacaacccccagaGAGTACAAGTAAAAATACATCCGTTTAAGGGGCTAAACAAGctaagtgaagaaaaaaaatccatttatatTGTGAAATGGTTGTCTTTGCAGCTGCATAAAAATTAACCTGACTCCTCACACAAGAACCTGCCTGGATTTACTTTACCAAGGTGGTGCTGGAGTTCATGGAAGACtaacaggaaaaacagacaagcaaagaaacacaaagggacACAAAGCCCTTATTGTGCTGTACAGACCTGAGAGCCTCGAGAGCAAACCAGAATTCAGACATCCTCGGTCTCAAGGGCCTGCAAAACTGTTTCAAAGAGCAACAAGGGAAAAGGCACCCTCTGAAAGTTTCCCAAACTGGATCAAGTGACTGCAGAAATAACAGTAAAGTCAAAGTGCATCTGTGAGCAATGTAATACAGAGCAatgtaaggaaaataaaacaaaagggcAGAGCACTTCAAGACCATTTCCTCATTTATCCAAAACTATCAAGGGAATCTCTCCCAGAACTGTCACACAAGAAGtggtaaaaaataaagtttggatgaaaagggaaaaaacccc encodes:
- the CLIC4 gene encoding chloride intracellular channel protein 4, whose amino-acid sequence is MALSVPVNGLKESDKEPVIELFVKAGSDGESIGNCPFSQRLFMILWLKGVVFSVTTVDLKRKPADLQNLAPGTHPPFITYNGEVRTDVNKIEEFLEDVLAPPKYLKLSPKHPESNTAGMDIFAKFSAFIKNSRPEANEALERGLLKTLQKLDEYLNSPLPDEIDENSMEDVAVSTRKFLDGNEMTLADCNLLPKLHIVKVVAKKYRNFEIPKEMTGIWRYLTNAYSRDEFTNTCPGDKEIEIAYSDVAKRLTK